The following coding sequences lie in one Oncorhynchus kisutch isolate 150728-3 linkage group LG17, Okis_V2, whole genome shotgun sequence genomic window:
- the LOC109906939 gene encoding LOW QUALITY PROTEIN: upstream stimulatory factor 2 (The sequence of the model RefSeq protein was modified relative to this genomic sequence to represent the inferred CDS: inserted 2 bases in 1 codon; substituted 2 bases at 2 genomic stop codons): MDMVEQSLDSYXSHNSRQTEEVLQLEEGVVTEEQTAVTIQSVQQAAAFADHNVQYQFCTEDSSLQLTYHVVXVTDDQLEAAGDGTGAVSVTFTGAQQAVASLLIQNPFSNGGSPAEEMVGGEMRFANFSADTVRDGAAKAVMVQSDPTFTQAGGHFNEDGCPPGHLGIRRAQQNEMERRRRDKINNRIITLSKIILDCNIDSTKTGAKKGGILSKVCDYFWELRXQRLQDHFKEVLRVQADNQLLKQQPL; encoded by the exons ATGGATATGGTTGAACAGAGTTTGGACAGCTATTAGAG TCACAAT TCACGGCAAACAGAGGAGGTTCTCCAATTGGAAG AGGGTGTGGTGACGGAGGAGCAGACTGCAGTTACCATACAGAGTGTACAGCAGGCCGCAGCTTTTGCAGATCATAATGTTCAATACCAGTTCTGCACAGAGGA TTCTTCACTCCAGTTGACCTATCATGTGGTCTAGGTGACAGATGACCAGCTAGAGGCAGCAGGCGACGGTACTGGGGCAGTCAGTGTGACATTTACTGGAGCACAGCAAGCAGTagc CTCTCTCCTCATTCAGAACCCCTTCAGTAATGGGGGTAGTCCTGCGGAGGAGATGGTGGGAGGGGAGATGCGTTTTGCCAATTTCTCTGCTGACACAGTCAGAGATGGGGCAGCCAAAGCAGTGATGGTGCAGTCTGACCCAACATTTACACAGGCCGGAG GTCACTTCAAT GAAGATGGATGCCCCCCTGGGCACCTAGGGATAAGAAGAGCACAACAAAatgaaa TGGAGAGGCGGAGAAGAGACAAGATCAACAACCGGATCATCACTCTCTCAAAGATCATCCTAGACTGCAACATAGACAGTACTAAGACTGGAGCA AAGAAAGGAGGGATCTTGTCGAAAGTGTGTGACTACTTTTGGGAGCTGAG CCAGCGACTGCAGGACCACTTCAAAGAGGTGTTGAGAGTTCAGGCGGACAACCAGCTACTCAAACAACAG cccctgtGA
- the LOC109906938 gene encoding free fatty acid receptor 3-like → MPITHLLLSVYITTFLIGVPANILAFCTFCQKVRRKPAPIDILLLNLTISDLIFLAFLPFKMKEAVDDMNWNLPFFLCPVTGFLFYSTIYNSTLLLTAVSVERYLGVAFPIRYALCHRPRYAVVASIICWVVSSLNLSVVYIVPCSHRIYSNGTIMDDPPTTCYLNFTQGQLNILLPVRLELFLVLFCVPFLVCTFCYVNFIRILSRLPNIGRRRRLRAIGLALGTLLVFALCFGPYNVSHVVGFIRKDSESWRDVALLSSTLNACLDPIIFYFSSVAVRSMLSHCFRSFVATLHILKCERGQV, encoded by the coding sequence ATGCCGATCACTCATCTGTTGCTGTCTGTTTACATTACCACCTTCCTGATTGGGGTACCTGCCAACATCCTGGCATTCTGCACCTTTTGCCAAAAGGTGCGCCGCAAACCTGCACCCATCGACATCCTGCTCCTCAACCTGACCATCTCCGACCTCATCTTCCTCGCTTTCCTGCCCTTCAAGATGAAGGAGGCTGTTGATGACATGAACTGGAACCTCCCCTTCTTCTTGTGTCCAGTCACTGGTTTCCTGTTCTACTCCACCATCTACAACAGCACCCTCCTCCTGACCGCAGTGAGTGTGGAGCGCTACCTTGGTGTGGCCTTCCCTATCAGATACGCCCTGTGTCACAGGCCACGCTATGCTGTGGTGGCCAGTATCATATGTTGGGTGGTGTCATCACTGAACCTTAGCGTCGTGTACATTGTGCCCTGCTCCCACAGGATATATAGCAATGGGACCATTATGGACGATCCCCCGACAACGTGCTACCTAAACTTCACCCAAGGCCAGCTCAACATCCTTCTCCCAGTGCGTCTGGAGCTATTCCTGGTCCTCTTCTGCGTCCCCTTCCTGGTCTGCACCTTCTGCTATGTCAACTTCATCCGTATCCTGTCTCGGCTGCCCAACATCGGGCGGCGGCGGCGCCTGCGGGCCATTGGGCTGGCACTGGGCACCCTGTTGGTGTTTGCCCTCTGCTTTGGGCCCTACAATGTATCCCACGTGGTGGGGTTCATCCGGAAAGACAGCGAGAGTTGGAGGGATGTAGCATTGCTCTCTAGTACCCTCAACGCCTGCCTAGACCCCATCATCTTCTATTTCTCCTCGGTGGCTGTCAGGAGCATGCTCAGTCACTGCTTCAGGAGCTTCGTGGCTACACTACACATTTTAAAGTGTGAGAGGGGTCAAGTCTGA